In Rhinolophus ferrumequinum isolate MPI-CBG mRhiFer1 chromosome 18, mRhiFer1_v1.p, whole genome shotgun sequence, a genomic segment contains:
- the SYCE2 gene encoding synaptonemal complex central element protein 2, translated as MERQGVDMPHAECKDQEPQPLGESKEQQQGEESCEEEAGRGPARSQVSSPSIATSSANRQLMVLEGKSGPYFSSLDSSIEILKKRAQELIENINESRQKDHALMTNFRDSLKTKVSDLTEKLEEKMYQLYNHHNKIIQDKLQEFSQKMAKISHLETELKQVCHSVETVYKDLCVQPEATTLEEEQTHKDGEC; from the exons ATGGAGCGACAGGGG GTGGACATGCCACACGCAGAGTGCAAGGACCAAGAGCCACAGCCGTTGGGGGAGAGCAAGGAGCAACAGCAGGGCGAGGAGAGCTGCGAAGAGGAAGCTGGTCGGGGGCCAGCTAG AAGTCAGGTTTCTAGCCCCTCTATAGCCACCTCCAGTGCCAACCGCCAGCTGATGGTGCTGGAAGGGAAGTCGGGACCCTACTTTTCCTCTCTGGACTCGAGCATCGAGATCCTGAAGAAGAGGGCCCAGGAGCTGATTGAAAACATCAACGAGAGCAGGCAGAAGGACCACGCACTCATGACCAACTTCAGGGACAGCCTGAAGACCAAG GTTTCGGATCTGACAGAGAAGCTAGAGGAGAAGATGTATCAGCTTTATAATCACCACAACAAGATCATTCAGGACAAGCTTCAAGAGTTCAGCCAGAAAATGGCAAAGATCAGCCATTTGGAAACAGAGCTCAAACAAGTGTGCCACAGCGTGGAGACTGTGTACAAAGACCTGTGCGTCCAGCCGGAG GCTACTACTTTGGAAGAAGAACAGACCCACAAAGATGGCGAATGCTGA